The following coding sequences are from one Streptomyces sp. NBC_01294 window:
- a CDS encoding SIMPL domain-containing protein, with amino-acid sequence MTQDASHQPYGTPEVPRVAVRGEARLEVDPEIARIGITVSARGTDRRTALEDLTRRNNAVLDLVKSYGDPVEKLETGAFSITPELTRHGRAERIRAYHGRVHITAELSDFTTLGELTTRLADLELTQVDGPWWALRPTSPAHGQARRQAVLEAVQRAREYAEALGARLAALVELADLGAENAAPFAAAPGSGMRTMAFSAAEDAGPPPLDLEPQRQTVYAQVNARFTMTPPQL; translated from the coding sequence ATGACCCAGGACGCATCGCACCAGCCCTACGGAACCCCCGAAGTCCCCCGCGTCGCAGTCCGCGGCGAAGCCCGCCTCGAAGTCGACCCCGAGATCGCCCGGATCGGCATCACCGTCAGCGCCCGCGGCACCGACCGGCGCACCGCCCTCGAAGACCTCACCCGACGCAACAACGCCGTCCTCGACCTCGTCAAGAGCTACGGCGACCCCGTCGAAAAACTCGAAACCGGCGCCTTCTCCATCACCCCCGAACTCACCCGCCACGGCCGCGCCGAACGCATCCGCGCCTACCACGGCCGCGTCCACATCACCGCCGAACTCAGCGACTTCACCACCCTCGGCGAACTCACCACCCGCCTCGCCGACCTCGAACTCACCCAGGTCGACGGCCCCTGGTGGGCCCTGCGCCCCACCTCACCCGCCCACGGCCAGGCCCGCCGCCAAGCCGTGCTCGAAGCCGTCCAGCGCGCCCGCGAATACGCCGAAGCCCTCGGCGCCCGCCTCGCCGCCCTCGTCGAACTCGCCGACCTCGGCGCCGAGAACGCCGCCCCCTTCGCCGCCGCCCCCGGCTCCGGCATGCGCACCATGGCCTTCAGCGCCGCAGAGGACGCCGGCCCCCCGCCGCTCGACCT
- a CDS encoding bifunctional metallophosphatase/5'-nucleotidase: protein MAFDRRTFLGTTAATGAAVALTGATSTPAAAAQDVKGPRPRTYAFTVMGTTDLHGNVFNWDYFTDKEFDDKAHNDVGLAKISTLVDQVRAEKGRCNTLLIDAGDTIQGTQLSYYYAKVDPITARRGPVHPMAQAMNAIGYDAAALGNHEFNYGIPVLRKFEEQCDFPLLGANALDAKTLRPAFAPYSMHRLRTPHGPDVKVAVLGLTNPGIALWDKANVQGKMTFPGLEEQAAKYVPRLRSMGADVVIVSAHSGSSGTSSYGDQLPYVENAAALVAEQVPGIDAILVGHAHTEIAEYRVQNKVTGKDVVLSEPLKWGQRLTLFDFELTWAKGRWSVAKVAAKVLNSNTVAEDRKITRLLSDEHRKVVAYVNQVIGTSTQAMSSAEGPVKDVAIIDLINHVQADTVRAALAGTEWAALPVLSQASCFSRTAAIPAGQVTIRDAAGLYPFENTMEARLLTGAQLKDYLEYSARYFVRTAPGDAVDPAKLTNAEGIPDYNYDAVYGLTYDIDIAQPAGSRISGLSFQGKPVDPAGQFVFAVNNYRASGGGNFPHVPQARQLWANSDEIRNTIIQWVKAKGTVDPAQFASVDWRLTRAGVPVF, encoded by the coding sequence ATGGCGTTCGACCGCAGGACGTTTCTGGGGACCACGGCTGCGACCGGTGCGGCCGTGGCGTTGACGGGGGCCACGAGCACCCCGGCTGCCGCCGCACAGGATGTGAAGGGGCCGCGGCCCCGGACGTACGCGTTCACGGTGATGGGCACGACCGACTTGCACGGGAATGTCTTCAACTGGGACTACTTCACGGACAAGGAGTTCGACGACAAGGCGCACAACGACGTCGGTCTGGCGAAGATCTCGACGCTGGTGGATCAGGTGCGGGCGGAGAAGGGGCGATGCAACACGCTGCTCATCGACGCGGGTGACACGATCCAGGGCACGCAGTTGTCGTACTACTACGCGAAGGTGGATCCGATCACGGCGCGGCGGGGTCCGGTGCACCCGATGGCGCAGGCGATGAACGCGATCGGGTACGACGCGGCGGCGCTGGGGAACCACGAGTTCAATTACGGCATTCCGGTGTTGCGGAAGTTCGAGGAGCAGTGCGACTTCCCGTTGCTGGGGGCGAACGCGCTGGATGCGAAGACGCTGCGGCCGGCGTTCGCGCCGTACAGCATGCACCGGTTGCGGACTCCGCACGGGCCGGATGTGAAGGTGGCGGTGCTGGGGCTGACGAACCCGGGGATCGCGCTGTGGGACAAGGCGAACGTGCAGGGGAAGATGACGTTCCCGGGGCTGGAGGAGCAGGCGGCGAAGTACGTGCCGCGGCTGCGTTCCATGGGTGCGGACGTGGTGATCGTGTCGGCGCATTCCGGGTCGAGCGGGACGTCGTCGTACGGGGACCAGCTGCCGTACGTGGAGAACGCGGCGGCGCTGGTGGCGGAGCAGGTGCCGGGGATCGACGCGATCCTGGTGGGGCACGCGCACACGGAGATCGCCGAGTACCGGGTGCAGAACAAGGTGACCGGCAAGGACGTCGTGCTGTCGGAGCCGCTGAAGTGGGGGCAGCGGCTGACGTTGTTCGACTTCGAGCTGACGTGGGCGAAGGGCCGCTGGTCGGTGGCGAAGGTCGCGGCGAAGGTGTTGAACTCGAACACGGTGGCGGAGGACCGGAAGATCACGCGGCTGCTGTCGGACGAGCACCGCAAGGTCGTGGCCTACGTGAACCAGGTGATCGGTACCTCGACGCAGGCGATGTCCTCGGCGGAGGGGCCGGTCAAGGACGTGGCGATCATCGATCTGATCAACCATGTCCAGGCGGACACGGTGAGGGCGGCGCTGGCGGGTACGGAGTGGGCGGCGCTGCCGGTGCTGTCGCAGGCGTCGTGTTTCTCGCGGACGGCGGCGATCCCGGCCGGGCAGGTGACGATCAGGGATGCGGCGGGTCTGTACCCGTTCGAGAACACGATGGAGGCGCGGCTGCTGACGGGTGCGCAGCTGAAGGACTACCTCGAGTATTCGGCGCGGTACTTCGTGCGGACGGCTCCGGGTGATGCGGTGGATCCGGCGAAGCTGACGAATGCCGAGGGCATCCCGGACTACAACTACGACGCGGTGTACGGGCTGACGTACGACATCGACATAGCGCAGCCGGCGGGTTCGCGGATCTCGGGGTTGTCGTTCCAGGGGAAGCCGGTGGATCCGGCGGGGCAGTTCGTGTTCGCGGTGAACAACTACCGGGCCTCGGGTGGCGGGAACTTCCCGCACGTGCCGCAGGCCAGGCAGCTGTGGGCGAATTCGGATGAGATCCGTAACACGATCATCCAGTGGGTGAAGGCGAAGGGGACGGTCGATCCGGCGCAGTTCGCGTCGGTGGACTGGCGGCTGACGCGGGCGGGCGTGCCGGTGTTCTAG